The following nucleotide sequence is from Trifolium pratense cultivar HEN17-A07 linkage group LG2, ARS_RC_1.1, whole genome shotgun sequence.
TCTTTTAACAATTGTTCGTAATCGTTCTACCACCATATCTTATCTCAAACCTCTATTTAAAGAAGTTTATAATTTACTACACTTTTAGGATTGGCCTGTCACTATTCAACATTGATTTAGAAAAGACAACTCACGtgcaaattttttaacaaaaaaaaaaattgatgcttCTTTCTTCCCAATTTTAGTTAATTCAGATTGTCATTTTTTGCATGCACTTTTGGTGTTGAATTGTAAGGTTATTCTCACTCCTCatttagtttgttaatttttgcGAAGAATTATACGAAAAACAAAAACACCTAAAAATCACCTTATCCATtaaatcaagtttttttttattattgttttttgttacaagttttttttatttaattaatactcTTAAAGTTTTTGTAGTGAAtacttttaaagttttttttttttgactaattaattaatatttaatactaGTATGGTAACATAACCAACAatttatctatatctatatatactatatataaaaggatacatgagttttggtaattttggtgtggacttttcataataccaacaatatctctgatttttttagtagcaacaaatatattttattaacaaacccATCATAACATAagtcacatttttatttttttttgcaacaaaaatcttttattaacaaactcaacataacataagacttttttttaatataaattagacactgtctggcccgctagttttaataataaaacaaaatatcaatcaataaaaaaaataaaaaatatcaacgATTTATctaaatcctaattttttttgtttgttacaataccatttaaatttattaatgatCACTTAAATTTAGCTAACTTATCTATTTTGGTTACAGATTTCGGTTACTTTTGAAATTCCTTGACTAATGaccaaatcaaataaataaacatcaactactatatatatagtagtGAGTAGTGACAGTGTGAGTGTTTCCACAAAGTCACAAAAACAACCTGACTCTTGCCACTTATCTGGCAAGCGAAGCATCTCCGACATTCTTAATTTGTCCGATGGAGGAAATAACGATCGACATTGAAGGAGAGTCTTCAAATTCAAAAGACACGCTGTTTGTTTGTGAAATCTGCACGAACACTAAAACAATGAGCGATGCTTTCTACATCAGCGGTTGTCATCATGCTTATTGCTCCGATTGCGTAGCCATGTACATCGGTTCCAAACTTGAAGAAAACATCACAAACATTGTGTGTCCTATTCCCGGGTGCAGTGGTTCGTTAGAAGTGGACTTTTGCCGTTCGATTCTTCCAGCTGAGGTTTTTGAACGGTGGGGTAACGCGTTGTGTGAGACTTCAATTGATGTATCGGAGAAATTCTATTGTCCTTTTAAAGACTGTTTTGCTCTTTTGATCAACGACGGAACAAAGACCGATAAAAATTCTGAATGTCCTAATTGTAATAGGATGTTGTGTGCGCATTGTAAGGTTCCATGGCATGAAGGAATCAAATGCAACGAGTTCCAAAAGTTGAACGCCGACGAGAGGGGGAGAGAAGATGTTATGTTGATGAAACTTGCGAAGAAAAATAAGTGGAGGCCATGTCCCAAATGCAGATTTTATGTTGCTAAATCTGAGGGTTGCAACAACATGACATGCAGGTTTGCTTTCTATTTAATCTTTTATTGCTTTGTTATTGAATATAACACACACCAATAGGTAAATtgtacaaaatattttttatatgttttttattaattttgttttcaatgaaGAATAGCCGGTGGTAAACTTtacacgattttttttttttaaacaaccaAAAAGATACAAAGGTGACAAAACAACTAAGATATCCCTGTTATGTTGGCATTTTAAAGAAGTCACCTAAGAAGTACCTTGATGATATATATTAAGGCCACTTCTATCATTAACAAAACCCAATGCATAAGAATATATACTCCGGTTCAAATTACTTGTtgttttagagaaaaaaaaaatttaagaaagtgtatttttgcatcttatcttcctattatacccttattttaattcactattaatttttttttttgcgcagACTTTcactttccaataaatttaatatattatgtacaaaaaaaattaatatgttgttcaccaaaaaaaaaaaaatagttttcaaatatatatttggaatttacataagggtataatagacaaaatataactttaaattattaaaacgacaagtaatttgaaataatttttttttctaaaacgacaagtaatttgaaacgaaTGGAGTATATATTTGTCTCAGTAAAAACCTTATCAAAGAAACGCAATCCGTAAACTTTACACCGTAAAATAGAGAATAactaagaaaaaagaataatagTTTTGAAATAgagttttcaaaatttaataaatggTAAAATTATTCTATATATAGTTGAATACACCGTCAATTAATTTAATCATTCCGACATGAATTTGAGATTCCAAATAAAttacaaacaatttttaaatttaaaaggatTAGGATCTCATACCAAAATATAATTCAAAAGAGGGGAGCGCTCAAACATTATACACTTAATTGACTGAACTCGAGAATCTGAACTATGTGGGACTCCAAATAAACTACAAACAACTTCAATAAAAGAGTGATAACCTATTCttatctcttcttcttctttttttttctcattaacCACCTTTTACTATTATGTTGACTAACTACCTTAATGAGtaacaattttcaattttagagATGATGAAGTATATATTAACTTGTAGATGGCTTCTAAGTTTTAATGTGAGGGCTGTAGCAAGTCCCTCAGTTGTGTATCGCTTACATTGACCATTTGATTTAAGAAAGCCTACATGATAACCATACTAGGATATCCTTTCGATAATGTGACAACACATTATTAGATGCATATGTAAAATTATactgacagtgcacaacaattaaactcttaataaAATACTGACTAAACATTTGTCATTTTAATAACAATTCTTGTCTTCAGTTCCTCATTCATTATTCCCTCGACTAGTTGTTTCCTTTcaactaaaaataaaacttattttttcttttttattttccacAACTTATTTCTTGTTTATCATTAATTTTGATAGTATATTTAAATCGTATTGTTAATTAAATTTGCAGGTGTGGTTGTAGtttttgttacaaatgtggaggtGCCTTCGTTGCCGACAGATGCAACTGTAATTTGGGTCAAGATCTCTCCGCTGTTGAAAAattcttttctttattaatcATATTGTTATACATGGTTCTCTATATTATATGGCCATACATATTCAAATAAGTTGTGTACTAGAGTCATCGTCTTTTTTAAAACCATGGTTTTCCTTCAAATAAGTTGTGTAGTagaatttaatttgtaaatctgtctagtattttattttgtacatTTCAACAAAAGTAAATTTCATTAGAATGAAAGTCTTTCTTcttatttcctttttatttgtcgttttagatTTCTACACATATGTCAAATT
It contains:
- the LOC123904513 gene encoding E3 ubiquitin-protein ligase RSL1-like, which codes for MEEITIDIEGESSNSKDTLFVCEICTNTKTMSDAFYISGCHHAYCSDCVAMYIGSKLEENITNIVCPIPGCSGSLEVDFCRSILPAEVFERWGNALCETSIDVSEKFYCPFKDCFALLINDGTKTDKNSECPNCNRMLCAHCKVPWHEGIKCNEFQKLNADERGREDVMLMKLAKKNKWRPCPKCRFYVAKSEGCNNMTCRCGCSFCYKCGGAFVADRCNCNLGQDLSAVEKFFSLLIILLYMVLYIIWPYIFK